From one Candidatus Limnocylindrales bacterium genomic stretch:
- a CDS encoding PqqD family protein: MSDLENRYLPDENEVTAKVIDGEAIIINLLTGVYYSMDGTGARVWEGIERGRSIDEISAAIASGYGIDPARVQADVHTLFRQLLDERMIRAVDAAAPVDAAAPVDAAPAAFSGSYQPPVLNVYRDMAEVLALDPPTPGVFDSLLKDPNA; encoded by the coding sequence GTGTCAGATCTCGAGAATCGTTATCTTCCCGATGAAAACGAAGTCACCGCCAAGGTGATCGATGGCGAAGCCATCATCATCAACCTGCTGACGGGCGTCTACTACAGCATGGATGGAACCGGTGCCCGCGTGTGGGAGGGCATCGAGCGCGGTCGATCCATCGATGAGATCAGCGCCGCCATCGCCAGCGGCTATGGCATCGATCCGGCACGCGTGCAGGCAGACGTGCACACGCTGTTTCGCCAGCTTCTCGACGAGCGCATGATCCGCGCCGTCGATGCCGCGGCGCCCGTCGATGCCGCGGCGCCCGTCGATGCCGCCCCAGCAGCCTTCAGCGGTAGCTATCAGCCGCCGGTGCTCAACGTCTATCGCGACATGGCCGAGGTCCTGGCGCTCGATCCTCCCACTCCGGGCGTGTTCGATTCCCTGCTCAAGGATCCGAACGCCTGA
- a CDS encoding glycosyltransferase family 4 protein, whose translation MTTRVLLWSPGFLGEIGGIEALARPMVQALHGNGFEFRVMATNTVLPEERTLSWNGVTVHSLPIYDALARKDLVAYAALRRRVREIEQDFDPHVVHVNHHHPGLVVHCDTMAGRRAAVVYTAHGWGFLTSEGSSHESIIGRLIRGADWLVGCAQSSVDAVCSLIPEMRDRSSLIRNAMPPPALQPAPLPWDPPLLLCIGRLVEQKGFDTAIDAMAMVDASVQLRIAGYGPDAERLAARIEQQRLGDRVHMLGGVAPEAVPALMNEATAVLMPSRGWEGLPMVAVEAALMARPLVASELPGLDEAFVPGQTGVAFPPGDAIALAQAIGYLLGRREEAEAMGQRARQRAMREFGWDAYIEAYGSLYERLARRESRVRSRESLSSR comes from the coding sequence ATGACCACGCGCGTGCTGCTTTGGTCGCCGGGCTTCCTCGGAGAGATCGGCGGCATCGAAGCGCTTGCGCGTCCGATGGTCCAGGCCCTTCACGGCAACGGCTTCGAGTTCCGCGTCATGGCCACCAATACGGTCCTTCCCGAGGAGCGGACGCTGTCGTGGAACGGCGTGACGGTGCACTCGCTGCCGATCTACGACGCCCTGGCGCGCAAGGATCTTGTCGCGTACGCGGCGCTGCGGCGGCGCGTGCGCGAGATCGAGCAGGACTTCGACCCGCACGTCGTGCACGTCAATCACCATCATCCCGGCCTCGTCGTGCATTGCGATACGATGGCTGGCAGGCGCGCGGCGGTCGTGTACACCGCGCATGGGTGGGGATTCCTGACGTCGGAGGGCTCGTCGCACGAATCGATCATCGGCCGCTTGATCCGCGGCGCCGACTGGCTCGTCGGATGCGCCCAGTCCTCGGTCGATGCGGTATGCAGCCTCATCCCCGAAATGCGCGACCGCAGCTCGCTCATCCGCAACGCGATGCCGCCGCCGGCGCTGCAGCCGGCACCGCTGCCGTGGGACCCGCCGCTGCTGCTGTGCATCGGCAGGCTCGTCGAGCAGAAGGGCTTCGACACGGCCATCGATGCGATGGCCATGGTGGACGCGAGCGTCCAGCTGCGCATCGCCGGCTACGGCCCCGACGCGGAGCGCCTCGCCGCGCGGATCGAGCAGCAGCGCCTCGGCGACCGCGTGCACATGCTCGGCGGCGTCGCGCCCGAGGCCGTGCCGGCGCTGATGAACGAGGCCACGGCGGTGCTCATGCCATCGCGCGGATGGGAGGGGTTGCCGATGGTCGCCGTCGAAGCGGCGTTGATGGCGCGGCCGCTGGTGGCCAGCGAGCTGCCGGGGCTCGACGAAGCGTTCGTGCCCGGCCAGACCGGCGTCGCCTTCCCACCGGGCGACGCCATTGCGCTGGCGCAGGCCATCGGCTACTTGCTCGGCCGCCGCGAGGAAGCCGAAGCGATGGGGCAGCGCGCTCGACAACGAGCGATGCGCGAATTCGGCTGGGACGCCTACATCGAAGCCTACGGCTCGCTGTACGAGCGCCTCGCGCGGAGAGAGAGTCGTGTCAGATCTCGAGAATCGTTATCTTCCCGATGA
- a CDS encoding glycosyltransferase family A protein codes for MAAGIDVVFHVSCIIPAFNAERYLAAALDSALAQTRPPDQIVVVDDGSTDATAAVAAGYGARVVLLRQANAGPAAARNRGIAASAGDVLAFLDADDTWEPRKLELQLERLQQRPDLDYCVTMLRNFVSEELEDRRVRDPRLLEPIAGFSLTTLVVRRGAMERIGTFNEKLEHSDDTDWVLRASEAGAVHELLPHVLARRRLHDGNRSQHFGSQSRSEYLHLVKAALDRRRRGAGAGGSST; via the coding sequence TTGGCCGCCGGTATCGACGTCGTGTTCCACGTCTCCTGCATCATTCCCGCCTTCAATGCCGAACGCTACCTCGCCGCCGCCCTCGACAGCGCGTTGGCGCAGACCCGTCCGCCCGACCAGATCGTGGTGGTGGACGACGGATCCACCGATGCGACCGCGGCAGTGGCGGCAGGCTACGGCGCGCGCGTCGTGCTGCTGCGGCAGGCCAACGCCGGCCCGGCCGCAGCCCGCAACCGCGGCATCGCCGCCAGCGCAGGTGACGTGCTCGCCTTCCTGGACGCCGACGACACGTGGGAGCCGCGCAAGCTCGAGCTCCAGCTCGAGCGCCTGCAGCAGCGGCCGGATCTCGACTACTGCGTGACGATGCTGCGAAACTTCGTCAGCGAGGAACTCGAGGACCGGCGCGTGCGCGATCCCCGCCTGCTCGAGCCCATTGCCGGGTTTTCGCTGACGACGCTCGTGGTGCGGCGCGGCGCCATGGAGCGCATCGGCACGTTCAACGAAAAGCTCGAACACAGCGACGATACCGATTGGGTCCTGCGTGCCAGTGAGGCCGGCGCGGTGCACGAGCTGCTGCCGCACGTGCTGGCGCGCCGGCGGCTTCACGATGGCAACCGTAGCCAGCACTTCGGCAGCCAGAGCCGCAGCGAGTACCTGCACCTGGTCAAGGCCGCGCTGGACCGCCGCCGCCGCGGAGCGGGCGCCGGAGGCTCGTCCACGTGA